The window ATATATGCAGACCTTCCAAAATCCATATGACCAAACACGTCCGTCGCCAAAAAGTCCTGGATTTATCTATGAACAAGAGTTGCAATAGTTTAAGATTACCAACAATGTTATATGGGATTAAGGGAAGAAATTTGctcaaaaaacaataaaaagtaaaatctaCCATAAATCCCGCAGAGATGTAATTGATCTTGTTATTCACACCACTGCCTAAATATATTTGACTATATGAGGCTTGATCCTTTTCAATTTTTAGGTCAACTCCATAAACCCAGGCTTGTATACCACGATATGGACCAGCATGCGACCTTACTCCAGCAATCTACAAAAGACCCggttataacaaatatatatacacattaatAATACATTCATACAAGCAATATTAGATCAAAGATTATAACGAAAGTGAATGCTTACATGTGTTCCAGGGCTGTCTACTGATTGTGGATGGACATAGTTCTCGGGAAAAAGGTTAGAGCTTGTGAGGAagtcttttgtattttttaatacaGGAATGGTTCCATCtggacattttattttatttttctgtgtGATGTTGTTGCCAGTTTGACTATTTAATTCACTCCTTGATGGTTTCAtctttttcaacaaaaaaaggAACAAATAATTGTATAGTCAAGTTTAAAATaacaaagttcaaaaaaaaagaagtttaaaaTAACACTTCATAAAAATAAACCATAAGTAGGAGATGAATTTCTGAAACTACGCACCTGAATTGTATGGTTTTTAAGCAAAGGGTGATCAAGTCCTGGTtgcttataaatatttatgcaaTCGTATGTCACATTTTCACCGATCTGATACAATGTTGAATTAGTTAAAGCAtatcaaataatagaaagtaaAACAATGTGGCCGGGTCCGATTGGTAATAGCTGTAGCTTCGAAATTATTGCTGTAGAAAATAATCTGTAGACTTTTTGTTGTACCTTTAGATTTTGTTGCTGTAGAATTTTATGAAAGCACTAAAAATTGCTGTGGATATTTGGCTTTTCAGAGCATTTCTACAGTTGTAAGTTATTTCAAGAgctgtaattttaaaaaataaattaaagctTGATTGCTTTGATTTTAGTGCTTTAGAAATAAATAGGACTGTGGAGGCACCCACATCCACTACCAATCACACCCTGTGTctagagttttttttctttttttgtttaacaacTGACCTTAAAGGATTTGAGAGGCGTGGTAGTTTGATCGGAACGAACTAAGACTACCGAGAATAAAAGAAGTAAGACATTCATAATAACGAGAGCCATTCTAGTTTGAATTTCTAACCTTTTGTTAAGTCTCCAAGTCTGAAAACGATCTGTTATTTATAATGTCAAAGagagaataacaaaaaaaaaaaatttattacatTTGATTCGTTTTGTTTTACTGTTTAAGGTAACATTGGCATTTCTGACAAAGAAAACATTAATACTTGACGCGGAAATTTAGGCACTGCCACAGATATACAATAATAGAAGTATagaacaaaaatagtttttgcGATAAATATTCTGACTCATATATACTTGAATGTCAGAGACTCACAGATATAAATTCGACacggatatatatttttttttgaataaggCTTTCGACACGGATATATTCTGACGAAGAAAACATAAAAggaaactgatttttttatggtattattattaaaaatttatatgcgGAAATTAtgggtttatagtttatattaaagAGATTGACGGCAAGTATATGATCATTAGCGCTCAAATTTATATGCGGAAATTATGGGTTTATAGTTTCTCAAATGgcattttaattttgaaacttCATAACGTCGAAAAGAAagggtttcttttttttttttctcaaaaaaaagaaaccctttcttcaggaaaaaaaaagaaaaatttcataACGTCCATAAATTGATAAATACTTAAGCTGAACTAAGAAAGTGTATTCAATGTGCGAAGACTAAATAAATTGTAGTCAATGACTCGGAAGTCTTAAGATATTGGTTACAACGTGTCGTAATCGAACAATTAGTCAATTGTGGACCAAAATATCGAAGATTGGAGATATGATTCGATCTGATTTCGATTTAGAGACTACACAAATATATCTTTCTAAAAAAGTATACACGTATATAAAACCAATATCTACgaagtaattttttaataaaagattcGAACTTCTGAATATAGTTACAATGTAAAGCTGGTGGAGCTTGCTAGAGATTGTTCAAATctaagttttattaatttaaaaatacactagattttaatcTACAATTTAAAAGCGCGgatatagttttatttaaataaaatttaatttcatttataattttgattagaaaataaataattttaaagttttctatttgtgtttcaaaaaaattgttctgTTATAATACTGATTTTCAAACAGTGTTTTCATATTCAACTCAGACCTATTATTGAACTGATAAATCTAGTGATATGTGTATGATTCaattcaatttaataaaaaaaattataattataatcttagaaaacctggtAAAACTCTAAAAATCTGTTATTCACCTAAGATTCGATATGAGTTGATCCgctgaaaaaataatatttttgaaatgtttactaaataattcatacttcttaatactatataaaattgaaaaaaaaatatttagacttcaatgagatttgtattatgtcatttgaagaaaatgaaacaatggtAATAGGAAATTTTATcattgatatgaaaatattattttatttttttgttactaataagttatgataagtttgtatgtttatttatgtttagatctaaaacttaattttaagataagtttttaaaaaaattgaacactcaaaatcggcatatcattattatgtaaaaaatgacataataataatatttttttaattgcatGTATGTGTGGAAGCCCCCTTGGTCCAATGGTTTGACTAATGATTCATTAATGTTTCTACACCATGATGTCTGAGTTTCAATTCCTGGAGAAAGCGGATTATGCGAATTAAGGGAAAAAAAATCTACAAGAGATCTGCAACATAGAGCAAGCAGTACCGTCAAGTGTGGATCACATAGGCGGCTCAGGTGATGCAGTCAGACGTGAATCCTCATACGGCAGGTAGAATAGTCAGCTGTAGAATCGTTTGTAATATTTCTCATAGTTCTAATAGCAAAATAATCcgtgtaaaaataataattgcaTGTATGTATTCATATCCgatctttaaatatattataaatgtaaaaatgatattaaaattaaattgaaagtataatctgcataaaaattaaaattattatcattaacaaaatatggaaaatattaattattatagctatagagaatattttattttagtttaaataaattatatttaacatttaaattaaaaggCAATGGAAAAGacttgtaaatatattgaaatgcaggggcaaaatcctaaattttcaaaataggatcatactttaatagtatagattatattTTGATCTAAGCTTTGAAACCTAGATTTGAAATAATCtgtaataaattatatagtcTGGGAATCGAACCACAGATCTGGGTGTGTACGCCtttaaattttaactattaTGCTACGGTGATTTTTCACAGAAAACGTTGAGTTTATTGATGGTTTTATGACTTTTTGCCATGCTGGGGAGAAGTACTGTTGTCGGGCCATGTGGGCCAATAGGTTTAATAAGGTTACATCATGCTAAAAAAGGAGTGACTAGTTcagcaatttaaaaaaaaaagttttacggGTTTTGATCTTAAACAAGGTGGAGGATGAGATTGAGAAAAGTAGAAGCAGCAGAGGTCATGATGAGGATGTTTCGTTATGGCTGAAAGGGAAGGGACAATACAAAAAGGTGTTCTCATCAAAGGGGACTTGGGAACTTATAGAGGGAAACACCAACTCTGTCACTGGGACAATTTAGTGTGGTTCAAGTATGCAACGCCAAAAATTTTGTTCATCTTATGGATGGCACTGAAAGGAAGACTTGCAACTGGGGACCGGATGAGATACTGGGATGGGAATACAAATTTGGCTTGTGTTCTGTGCAATGAACCTTTGGGAACTCTCGAACATTTGTTCTTTGTGTTCCTACTCTGCTCAGGTTTGGGAAGATTTGATGAAGGGTATCTTCAAGGATCAATTCACAGTGAGATGGGAAGTGTTATTGAGAATTATGAGAGATTCGACAAGAGGATAAGATGCAGCTATTTATCATTAAGTCCATGTTTCAAGCGGCTGTTTACATGATATGGAGAGAGCGTAATCAAAGACTCCAGCAGcttcttttgataaaaacatGAGAAACAAGCTTTTCTTAGTTCAGAGAAAAGGTGACAGCATAATTGGGAAGGGGATGCAATATTGGTTTCATAAGAGATAGTCAGTTACTATTTCTttgagattttgaaaatttggatGTTATAGAAGGGGAAGGGGGTAGACTGAGTTTACATTTGAGTAAAAGATTAGGAAAGgtcatctttttcttttaaattaaatttaacatttaattaaaaaataaataaatagaacatcaaaaaaaaacagGGTAACAAAAACAAACGTACATGAAGGACATAACTTAGTCGAGAAAAACCTCGAGACgcatttctcaaaaaaaagaaaagagatcatTTTGAAGTTAGTGTTGACATTTTAGTTAGTGATAAGAGGGAAGGCTACTTGCCTTGCTTGTTGTGGAGTCGCTGTGAACTGGAGTTGAGTTTTGATTCTTTTCACCTATCGATCCGCTCTGTTCTGAGGAGGTGGTGTGAGTTGCTTCAATGGCCTCAGCTTCCACTGGCTTCTGATTATCAACGGTCCGGTCCAAATTGTTGTGTGCTATGATGTGCCCTTGACTAGGTTGTTTGCCAGAGCTCTTAGACTCTGATGCGCTCTGAATTGTCTTTTGGTCCGAGCTGATTCGACCTGAATCGTCGCTTCTAGCTTCAACCTCAGCATTACAGTCCAAGTGCACTGCGGTACGGTCTTGCCTGGTTTGTTTGGTTGACATCTTGTGGTCTAAGTCATCTCTAACTGCGGTTTGCTCTTGGTTCGCTTCGTAACATGAGCTAGAGTGTGTTGAGGATATGTCGGAATCTTTGATATTAGCAGTCTTGCTCTCTAGAAAGCGAACGACAACACATGTGATATTATCAGCACTTCCTCTCTTTATTGCTTCACCCACAAGTTTCTTAGTGGACTCCTCTGGCTCTTCAACCTCTTTCACCACTGCAACAGCTTCCTACAAAGAGATCTCAATCATTGATGATGGAAGCAAGATTTATATCATTAATTAACAAACCTCGTTGGAGAAAACATCCCATAGTCCATCGCTGGCAAGGATCAGAAACTCAAGAGAATCATCAATCTTCCTGCATGCATGCATGAAGGAGAAGACATGAACTTTAAACACATAAGTAGATGTGTT is drawn from Raphanus sativus cultivar WK10039 unplaced genomic scaffold, ASM80110v3 Scaffold0303, whole genome shotgun sequence and contains these coding sequences:
- the LOC108829028 gene encoding uncharacterized protein LOC108829028, giving the protein MALVIMNVLLLLFSVVLVRSDQTTTPLKSFKIGENVTYDCINIYKQPGLDHPLLKNHTIQMKPSRSELNSQTGNNITQKNKIKCPDGTIPVLKNTKDFLTSSNLFPENYVHPQSVDSPGTHIAGVRSHAGPYRGIQAWVYGVDLKIEKDQASYSQIYLGSGVNNKINYISAGFMINPGLFGDGRVWSYGFWKGKDEKGCYNTACSGFVQVSQTIPIVQPIDISPTEPSFLRPFIHQDKDTGNWWLTRLGPDEPNGDVGYWPKELFNLFDNGASMVGVGGVVKASPSGSSPPMGNGKLPDGGRRTSAIFANIDVLNSNYKQSKISYFPIEILVDSPRCYGLRVGTVKWYRRTRLGYFFNYGGPGGNSCGV